GACAGTCAATAACAAGGTCAATCAGATCTTAGCTTATTGACAACATGCTAAGTCATTTTAGCTGAAATACTCACCAGGATCAgtctttcttttgtgtttggGGAAAGAGAAACGCTGTCCAGCTCTTTCTTCTTCTCGCTGGATTCCTATCAAAAAACTAGTTTAAGGCAGAATAACAAACTGGGATCCTCCCAGAAACAGAATCGTCCATCTGCTCAGTGGGAGTCTTCTTGTTAGACTCGTAAGTAAAGTCTCGTTTACTTTTGgcttatcctttttttttggcttaaaGCTGTTTGTACAAATTTGCATCCATTATTAGAGGGATTTGTAACAAAAAGGACAAACATGGGCTTGTTTCAATAACATTGCACTTTAATGTTTAGAGACTTTACTGTGCCACTGTGTTTATGAACACGGTGTTTTGTCTTCGTAAAGTAAATCGTCCATAAATCAATAGTTTAAGCAAAAGTAATATATTAGTTTCTTTctccatcattcattcattcattcattcattcattcattcatcttctaccgcttatccgaactacctcgggtcacggggagcctgtacctatctcaggcgtcattgggcatcaaggcaggatacaccctggacggagtgccaacccatcgcagggcacacacacacactctcattcactcacgcaatcacgcactagggacaattttccagagatgccaatcaacctaccatgcatgtctttggaccgtgggaggaaaccggagtacccagaggaaacccccgaggcacggggagaacgtgcaaactccacacacacacaaggcggaggcgggaatcgaaccccggaccctggaggtgtgaggcgaacgtgctaaccactaagccaccgtgcccccttctctctccatcATTTGGAATTAATCAGCAGAGAGTAGTTTGTGTCCAAAGTCTGAGTCGACCTACATTTGCTTTGCCAATCGTTGGCCATAAGCTTGTCTTATTTGTTAGCTACAGAGGCTAATAACAAATCAAGCTAATAGACTACGAGAATCAGACCAATTTTATGCAGGGTTTGACGAGCGCTGGGATCGTTCATCTTTAAGTGCAGGAAGCTGATTCTTTTGATGtaacaatacatttatttaagtaCAGATTACTTACAGCTACGTGTATAAGATGTATAAGGTGACAGtccattaaaatatttaaaaaaataataataataacactaaaatACTCATGATGTATGGGATATACTAGTGGAGTGTCCAGAAATATTCAAAGCTCAATGAAGTATTTATCAagattattttatcattaaatttttataatttatttttaaattgttaaaccTAATCCAAAAATACATCATGCAtatgaaaatatacatttaaatatactgtaccttAAACCTATAGAACTCTGTGCTtaccttatatatataaatatatatatatatatatatatatatattttattatacatccACACAGAAAAGTACTACTGATACAATTTACTAAAGATGACAGTAATGATGGCAGTGTGACTGAAGCTCGGCGCGGTGTAGTGGGTGTGTATTGAGTGTTGGACAAGCTCCGGTGTTCGAGTGCCATCAGATTCAGTCTGTTTCTGGAAGGTGGTTTGTTAGGctgaggtgtgaggtgtgagctGAAGGTTGGATCAAGTGTCAGGGATGCTGTGGGTTATCAGTGAGGAAACCGGGGTCTGATGCAGGTCAGGGAGGTAGCGGTGTTAGCCGAGCGGCGTCGGGTCACACCATGGCAGTGTGGCTGCGTCTCATTCCCCTCAGAAGGACGTCTCGGCTGAGTAAGTGCTGGAAGCGAGAGGTGAAGCAATGGCTGGAGTTAGAgcgcaaaaacaaaaaagccacTCTTAGACCTGGAGTGTCATTATTATGACTTAGGATCAGTTTGTCTGTAATTCCTTTAATCTCATTCTCATTCTGCAGGTCAGATTCCAGGTCACCATTTATattctaattctttttttttttaatcttatacGTGTGGCCAGATTTGCACCTTTTgtactttattcattcattcatcttctaccgcttatccgaactacctcaggtcacggggaggcatcatcgggcatcaaggcaggatacaccctggacggagtgccaacccatcacagggcacacacacacactctcattcactcacgcaatcacacactacggacaattttccagagatgccaatcatcctaccatgcacgtctttggaccggtggaggaaaccggagtacccggaggaaacccccgaggcacggggagaacatgcaaactccacacacacaaggcggaggtgggaattgaacccccaaccctggaggtgtgaggcgaacgtgttaaccactaagccaccgtgcccccctttgtactttatatactgtagttctaAAAACAAACGATTTTTCTGACTTAACAAAtgtcttatttgtcttatttattttcttattatgtATGTTAGTCCCAGTAAAGCTCCAGTTCTGGgtatctgtgagctcatgtatgtggaataCTGTAGAAATGTTATAaacaatatttacatatattttcttaaaaaaaaaaaaaaaaaaaaaaaattaaaaaatcatattaaaagtgaaaaaggagaaaacacATCCTAATCTACTCATGAAAAAACAACGTTACTACAAATTATAAAAGTTGACACTAAAACTTATCATTACTTCGTCAGCATCATCCACATCGGTCTCTGTCTCATGACCTGAGGTAAAATTCcctttttgtttattgtaatcAGTAAATCAGTTATCTAGCGAGGATTTAAACACTTTTAGACAGACGGCCTTCTTTTTAAACTGACTTACAGTACAATCTTTGCAGGCACAGAATATTGCAGGACAAGGAATAAAAGCAgactataaaatattttgtatatctttttgtattttgtatattgCATTTCTGTCAAAGTCAAAGCGAATAAATTGGCAGAAAAACGTTTTGTtagttttgtctgttttctgcCAGAAATGGTataaatcagatttttaaactcaaccttttccttttctgttttaatagtgatgctgcatttttaatttattttgtttacaacaccaatttttaattgtttttatctcCTGTTTCTACCTGTTTTGTCAGTTCCTGTTTCCGTCACATGTCCTTATTACCTGCACATTTCTGTATATTACCTTCCCTGTGGTTAGTTCACTTATTTAAACCCTCGTGCATACGGTAATCTTTGTCGCAACGCTGCTAATCCTCTTGTTTTGTGTGATctgttctctgtttgtttttactttgtttttttggccCAGAATTTTGTGTgactttttggattttttttttttaactactacTTAAGTAAAAATCTCTCTTGTACTTGTGTCTAATCCTGTGAGCTCCTGACACTAAGATTTTTCTTCATTGGTctttaaactataaaatatcttttttccccttacaATTTTTCAAggcttttaataattaaaactgaaaccCAGAAGCCTGTAATTCTGGATCacacatttacggcatttagcagacaccgttatccaaagcgacatacatttttatcttatgttacacaactgagcaactgagggttaagggccttgctaaggggcccagcagtggcagcttggtggacctgggtgTTGAACTCACAGCCATCTGATCTGTAGTCCAATGCCACTGATCTACCACATCCATGTATTTAACCTCCAGGACAACATGGTTACTTCATTGGCTTTATATGAGCTGATATGAAGAGAACAAAAACTAAACACATGAAGCTGTAGCTCCTTCTTATCAGGAGATGAATTGAATAATCATAtgttcaaaacagcaaacacaaCTTTATTAGGGTGTTAATGAGCCAGAGGTATAATTACAGCAGAAGGATGAGAAACACTCACTGTGAGGTGGTTAATGCCTTCTGATAATGCTTCAATCTGCATCACTGCTCCTTTGGTTATCTGCATCTGAAACGTCGAGCCAGTCATCAAACACCAACCAAGAAAACATTGAAAACCTTTGAAataatgcagctaattaacaCTTAAGCACAACAACGGTTGATAAATGGACTGGATGCAagcatcattaaaaaataaaacatcttctAGTTTGCAcagttgagtgcaaaagtttgcaccctCCTTTTTTGCGGATGGTAAAAGATAACAGGCGAATGTTTACGTTGTCTGTTTACATGCTTGAAAGATTTACATCAATTTCAAGCTGTTATGTTTGAAGAGAACAAAAATCTGAAATTAATTTAGACTATGAGGGAAATTATGCAGTGTGACATgatgaaaaatatattattaaaaaaatttaattaactttCTTTGATTACTTTCTCTTCatgctaataatgctaataatacaATGGAAAGTCATTTAGGGGGAATAACCAggcaacataaataaaacaatattaaaacccattaaaacagaatgaaattaaatttttataaaaatgagaatTAACAAATTGTAAGAAATTAGAAATATAGACGttctaaaaaaaacttattcCATTTTGAAACAAACTTTAAGCGCATGATGCTTTTTTCCTACGTGAAAAACGGGTTGCCAGATCCATTAGTAAAAGGATGAATGTTATTCATGCAGGTCAGTGTGTTTCTAATGCACTTTATTATGGACTTTATAAATGAACTGGATTCACTTTGACATaaactgtaatgtactgtacaattgcgagattcattcattattataaattagGACTTATCtgggaaaataaaatcaaccGTAACATATAGTGAGTGATGGATTaggtttattgattattatatttcatagatttcatcttttttacccatttataaatatatacaaaagtgcttcgcAATATGAAGCGGTGTATCCATGGTCtataaaaatatccccttgaATATggaaaagatataaaaatgatCCCTAAAATTGATTCCTGTTCAAATTCCTcactataaatattaaatacatgtaCAAATATTGCACAAGGTCATCAATCCTGTTTTCCCCAAACAGCACAAAATTCTAAAATGGAAGATGATGACGTGACGTGATATGATCATCGCAGTAAATCATACAATTATGAAAGCTCAGAGTTCACAGTGAGTCTGTCTTCGTCACTCGGTAACACGTCGTGTCGGTGAGTGGAGGATGGTGGGATTAGATGATGGCACTGAGGAGGTGTGGCCCAGGAGATCAGGGAATGAGTGAATGGGAGGGTAGTTGGTGGTGAGCTCAGGGGGAGGTGGGTGGTTAGTTTAGTTCGAGCCCAGTACCGGCCCCACCTGTTCCGTCCTCTCAGGGTCCCGCTCCTGTACGCCCGAGTTGGGCTGCTGGGAATCGCTAAGCAGCGGCAGAACCTTCGGTGCCTCCAGGGGGCAGATGTAGTTGCTAGGGTCGTCAGGGCGCTTCTTTCGGAGCTGGCTAAAATTGGAGAACCCGATTTTTTTTGGCTGGAGgaaaaagagagtgaaaagCAACAGTGATTATAAACATAGACGCAAATATTCAGCCATCaaaaactttaataaacaaCGACGCTTCTAACGATTTTGACAGAATATTTCTAGCAAGGATTTGTTCACAGTGCCAATCTCAGCAGGTTTAGATCGTTTTAATTcgtctagaccaggggtcggcaacccgcggctccggagcctcAAGTGGCTCTTTcgtccctctgctgcggctcaatgtagatttggaaaataaatatttaatttcaatttattttatttcagttagttagtttttttaaaaaatgtaattctaaattctgagatcatgatgctcttgtaacattaaaataaaccgtgtttaatttgtttgtcgctcaaaatatacGTCATAACTGcagacttgcgaaatccgacacacagaagcagacgcatttttgttttgctgcagacggcaagttaaaattttgatgtcatgaatacgtagaggactcaattagacattgaacattttatttgaacgtAACCTTCAAtgcagcgtcttttttgttaaggttagttcaaactgttcaaaatatttttgtttgcttacagaaattaaatttcgtttactcggtagcagttcattgatttcataatgaacacactacagtttttttctatactttccataaaggtaaaaccCGACATATGCggctgttatcttcattttagatgtcaaagggttttgtggctgcctgtgtttttttttttttctgtgggaaacgggtccaaatggctctttgagtgtttaagtttgccgacccctggtctagaccTTTTGTCCCATTTTCATTGCACTTCAAGTCCGGTGTTCCTAAGGCTGAGTTGAGTTTATCTTAAATAGTGAGGATTTTTTTATAGGAGGATGCAATGTCTACCTTCTACCTTCCTGCAGAATTCAGCTCTGCCTAGAAAGCCTTGTTCAGCTAATTTGAGTATGGATTGATGATCTGTATACAATGAGCTCAGTCAGTTCTGGGAGTGAACTACAGAGTGAAAGCTGAGACAGATGCAGTACCCGGACTTTAGCTGTAGTGGAGAGAGGTGTGTAGCTCTGAGACTCCATGTATTCCTGTTTCTCCAGCTGAGACTGAGCTCCCACTAGAGAGTTGAAGTTGGTGTTGAGATGTCTCCTCAGCAGGGTCTTCTGGGGCGGGATGTTCAGAAGCATCGCCAGTGTGTCCGAGTTAAAGCGCGGCTCAAGGATCTAGAGGTTCAAATAAGAAAATGAGCGGATTATTCATGCACACGCTTCGGTGTAAGGGTGTAAGTTGAGACAGGAAGCACAAGACATAAGGCTGTAAGCATGTTTGCTGCTCTGGCTTGAAATCACAGTAAGTGTGACTCACGATGAGACCCCCGTGCACGCCGCTACCCCTCAGGTTGGGAGCGTATTCGGCTAGATCTACTGAGCGAAGCCACTCCATCACACGGTGATTCGACCACTGCACCACGTCTGACGGTGACGTCAGCATCTGTGACTGTGAGAAAGTAAGAAAGGTGTgagaaaggtttttattatagtACActgatcttaaaaaaaaaggcttgctTTGCCTCACCTCATCCCCCGGTCTCCTCTTCAAGCAGTTAGGGTTGAACTTGTTCACGTACAGCACATGGATGGCACATTTAATGCTTAGGTGATGTAGCTGGCTAGTCACTTTAAGAATCAGCAGGTCGTTCTGAGGAAAGTAAAGCCACATCAGAACGACGCCTTTGTGTGAAGTTAAATACGAGCAGCCCGATAAAGGGACTGATCCATATTGAGGTGTTTACCACAGTGAGGTACCGCAGCATCCTCCCGTCCACACGGCCTTCGTGGAACTGGTCTTTATACTGAGGTAAACCGATATCGTCCAGCCATCCTGCAAGATACATCAACCAAATCATACAGTCGGACACATCAGACATCATACAGTTTACTGTGGGATTTTAATTCCTCATCAGCACAAAATTGGTTTAAAATGATGGTATCTGGGGAATTGGTTTTGAATTCGATCCTGTGATTAATAAATTCTTTAATCATCTTCATACGAAGATGCCACATCTTCATAGCACATCTTCATACATCTTTTAacgaagtcgtggcctaatggttagagagtttgactcctaaccctaaggttgtgggttcgagtctcggcaataccacgactgaggtgccgttgagcaaggcaccgaaccccccaactgctccctgggcaccgcagcataaatggctgcccactgctccgggtgtgtgttcacggtgtgtgtgttcactgctgtgtgtgtgcactttggatgggttaaatgcagagaacgaattctgagtatgggtcaccgaacttagccgtatgtcacatcaccttactgtattattttatggtacAACTCTCCTTtctttaaaatacaatattttaataaatataaatgtgtattttccTCATAAATGTggtattaattatatttttaacattgAATATATAACTTTGATTAGAATTTGAACCTAAATTCAGACATATATGATTTGAAAGCAGTCATCATTGAATACTCACGTGTGACCCAGATGTAGTCGAGCTCTGCGGATTTCTCACTCTGCCGCGTGGTGAAGGAGTGGAGGGCGAGCTGTAGCTTCTTTCTGTGCAGCGGATGTTTCATTCCCAGCTCCTAATAAACCAATAGAGATATTAatatgtttgatgtaaacactTCACCATATTACAATTTTAAGATTAAAGATATCTCAGAAAGTCTATGGCATGGTGTCAAGGGTGTTGTTTTCAGAAAGccaatgcaataataataataataataataataataataataataataataataataataataacaaaaataatagtaataataacaacaacaacaataataataacaataacaacaccaacaaccacaataataataataataataacaacattaacaacaacaacaacaatattaacaacaacaacaacaataataataatactaacaacaacaataataacaacaacaccaacaacaacaacaacaacaacaataataataataataataataataataacaacaatattaacaacaataataataataataataataataataataataataataataataataataataatgcagtatATTGTACTGTAATAATTAACATATCATCATATTATATTGCATAGTGTGTTAAATATACACACTTACCACAAACATCTGTGGTAGTCCATAATTTGcatattacataataattaaCATGCCATACAGTCATTATAGTATTAATGAACTGCATagtgtaataaatattaatccAATATCACATCATGACTAAACATTATCTAATTATGATGTTATGACACCTACATCTAGACTGCTGTATGAATAATATTTACTAATCCTCTGGCTGTTAAATATGTTTCATCTAttagttatttttgtttaaccAAATGATCCAGACCTGTTTGTTATTGTATGTGAAACCCAAAGGAGAATATTAGTGCAAATTTCAGGTATGATGACAAGTGTGATTTGAGAACTGTAACTGTGCTTGACACAGTCGTCAGTGTAAATTAGCCCTCaggtgaaaacaaagattgagcTGAAATGACATGTGGAGCTGCAGGAACAACTGATGACGGTCTGGTCTGTGAGGAAGagtcacagtgacacaaattAGACTGAAAGGAGCATGAGATCAACTCAGTACTACAGCTATGTCTATGTATGGGACTGTATTTAATCCCACTCTTGCGTACTGTGGAAGGAAACTTTATGGACTCTTACTCACTGACAGACACTCTTAAGCAATCCTGCCCGCCCACTCCACTTGACCAATCCTGCCCACCCACTCCACTTGACCAATCCTGCCCACCCACTCCACTTGACCAATCCTGCCCACCCACTCCACTTGACCAATCCTGCCCACCCACTCCACTTGACCAATCCTGCCCACCTACTCCACTTGACCAATCCTGCCCGCCCACTCCACTTGACCAATCCTGCCCACCTACTCCACTTGACCAATCCTGCCCACCCACTCCACTTGACAAATCCTGCACACCCACTCCACTTGACCAATCCTGCCCACCTACTCCACTTGACCAATCCTGCTCACCACAGAAACACTCTTAAACATCACCATCCTGTCCTTTAGACACACTTGGTCAATTCCATCCAGTGCTGCAGGCATTCTTTACCAATATATCACCAATTCATGCATAAACAATTGACCGATCCCACTCACACCTGCAGATTTTCAACCAATCCTGTCCATTTATGCAGACACTCTTGACTAATCCCACCCTCATTTGCAGACACTCCTGACCAATCCTGGCCCCCTCCTGCACACACTGCCTGCCAATCCCACCAACCCCCCTGAAGACACGTTTGACCAATTCTGGCACGTCTCCAGATATCCTTGACCAATCCTATACACTCTTGACCATCCTGAATGCTCCCGAATACACACTTGCTCTTGATCAATCCAACCCTCTCTTGCAGACTCTCTTGATCCATCCTTTCCATTCCTAGACACACTCTTGGTCAATCCCACCAACCCCTGCAGACACTTCTGACCAATTCTTCCAGACATTATATCCCACTCAGTCTAGCAGAtatgtcattaaaataaaatatccttATTGCCTCTGTGTAGGTCTAGAAtagtctttctgtctgtgtgtacatcCATGTGGTTTTTAGAGTGTACCTTTTCGAAGTCATGCGGTGAAGCCGAGAGGAGAGTCTGTCCACTGCTCACCCACTGACTGGCCATGGGGACATAATGTCCCAGCCCATAATCCTCCAGCCAGGCACACACCTGATCACATGTCCACTTTGAGAAGGGAGTGTTGTTCATAtctctgaaagaaaaacagcGTTTTGTTTCTTAAAAGTAATCATTCGTTTGTATCGACGTGATGTTACAAAATCActttaaagcagctttgcaTTTCTGGTGATCTTTCATACTGTAGATCACAATTTTACGATTCTATACACACTCAGCGACCAATTTATCACGTTCACTTACCATATTCGTCACTTTATTCACTGCAGTGGGCGACAGATGATGAACGTAGGAGGTATATTTGATAAAACTAGGAACTGAATAATGACCCATGGCTGCAgggtgtactgagtgtgttttaattattatccCACTAATATCCTGACTGTCTGTCTTTAGCATGTCAGGCGTACCGTGCTGAATCTCTGTTGCCCCCGCCCGCTAGCCGAGGACCCGCTGTGGACCGCACTCCTCCCCTCTTGAAATCGTCCACACCGTCTGCAGGCAGACCGCCAGACTGCGTCCTTCTGATCCTGACGTAACAGACGCAGCAGACGTACATAACATAATTGTGTGATTTAGAACGCAACAAAGTGGAAATCCTGAATCTAATTGGTTAGAAGGTTCAGATCAAATCACGGTTTTGTGTTAATGCGCTCGTTTAAATACgtcatcgtttctatagtaacgacttGCACAGGAACACGTACAGTATGAAGGATGCTCTGCGTAAATGGAGTTTTTCAAATTTGTCGATATGGTGAAATTTtcccattatttttatttacaaataacagacagacacaaaaagaTGGGTTTGTGTGTAACAGATTTCTTGGTAACACAACAAACTgcatttgtcttattaactttaagagagaaagaaagagtctAGTGAAGGAAGGACTCTTTATGATAACTTTCCCAGACGTTCCACGacattatatttaaacggaTAATAAGTTCAACTTGTCATTTTTAATGGATGAAAACTGTTAGCATCGGTAAAtgctttaagaaaaataaatacactggAGGACATGCTATTACTGAAAAATGACTGACTTTGAATTGGTAAAAATAACTCTGCTTGATGTCGAGCTGCATCACGACACCGTGtagatgattattttcccaaCACAGAACAATAttacgggggcacggtgacttagtggttagcacgttcgcctcacaactccagggttgggggttcgattcccgcctccaccttgtgtgtgtggagtttgcatgttctccccgtgcctcgggggtttcctctgggtactccggtttcctcccctggtccaaagacatgcatggtaggttgattggcatctctggaaaattgtccgaagtgtgttattgcgtgagtgaatgagagtgtgtgtgtgtgtgccctgcgatgggttggcactccatccagggtgtatcctgccttgatgcccgatgacgcctgagagaggcacagggtccccgtgacccgaggtagttcggataagcggtagaaaatgagtgagagtgagtgagcgaacAAAATTACTACATTTCAGTACAAAAGTCAATGGAATGATGGAGACAAGTCTGAACTCAGAGGGTGTCTTACTTTCCCCACAGTTTCCTGATGCCTTTTTGATTCTTCCTGTTCTCAGGAGAAACAGGCGACTGCTGGCCCGAGTCCATGCCTGAAGACAAGGGCGATATATCCGACAACGTGGACTCGTCTGCCTTCTCCGACTTTGCTGAGAAAACAGGAGGCACACATTTTAATCCCCGTTTCCGTTTGGAAATTCACCAAGCCTGCAGTTTGCTTATCTTGACGATCTGAAATTTACCCACCAGCTGTGAAAAGCTCGAGCTTCCAGCGTGGTGCTGAGGCATGTGTAAGAGGATAAagagaaacacagtgtgttacagtgctgGAGCTAATGCTTGCTTTATGCTGCTAGGAGAATGCTGCTATGTCGATGTGTGTTGATTATGACAAGTAATGTTATATCTTACATTTTGAAGCTTTTAAACCTCTATTAGCTTCgaattaaagtaattttttcCAGGTTACtattgattttgtttatttagcattagaACCCTTTTGGGATCGTTTGTTCATAAACGATTTTATGAATTCACGAATGTATATAACATAACGTTTAGAAAAGAAGTTCAAAACTATAAAATTGAGAAAATAGTTTTATTATCAATAAAATTCATTCAGTTAATATTTTaacaagcactttttttttgctgtgtcaATGAAGCAACGCCTGGTTTATTCCCCATTTGTTTTGAAGGTGTGCAAACTTTCGCACTTCATCTGACCCGAATTTCCAACACGATCGTTAGAGCGCAACAGGAAGGGTGGAAGGAGCTAAAAATCAATGGGACGTCTAAATTAGGTTTCAACATGtgacagatttgttttattacatcataatataaataaacctaTCATGGTTCAGTATGCAAATTTAAAACAGGAAAGAAGGAGGGGCATCTTATGAGTTGAGTGTTTTTGAAATTCAGAAAGCATTATTTGTCTAAtggcaaaaaaacagaaattgtctTTGAACTAAACAATTAATGGTAAAAAGCATAAAGGTAAGTAATAGTTTTATCAATTAATAATTTGATAgatttgcttattttttattaacacactGCAAGTTTTAacgctcaattcggatattttgctcagatctgatttttttgtttggctgttcacattaccttttaaaatgtggcctatatcagataccagtgtgaactgtttgctgtttcgaactgacccacatgcgcaaacgaacaataacaatgacgtcacacgcagcacgccgttgcgctaaagttggcgaggttatggaggaagtaagcatgttcgcttttctttctaaatgtttgtgtaatggcagcacagagatgcagtgttttgaaaattttcggatgtcgagggcaacttttgattatttgatccattttgaaggcgtagtcacgtttgtgtgtgtactcgcCGGCActtaattgtgacgaatgtcttatgtagattgacgtaaaagtcgcatcaaatccgcctcggttgttcacactgcggccacatttgggtctgattcaggacatTTGgggatttgggtctgattcaggaccacatatcgtcgctgtcgggcgg
The Tachysurus vachellii isolate PV-2020 chromosome 13, HZAU_Pvac_v1, whole genome shotgun sequence genome window above contains:
- the ppfibp2b gene encoding liprin-beta-2b isoform X10, whose protein sequence is MLQQELLNRTSLETQKLDLMDEVSYLKLKLVSMEEDHNHTDKDDKQHKAECVVNVISELQAQMRKFQQEITTRIQEQRALEGHPENTVLDVHDPRYVLDRGPDADLSSSDSEDFGGHASGGDNQVLEHELRALKAKVDDLENEKSQYERKLKATKTEITELQQLLSSKDAEIESLQNQLLSRGNTASDGMEREEVYRRKLKDKHMEMQRLKIGMESLLAANDEKDRHIEELTALLSQYRKCKDMMVLSQVCGDRLLCGSSDEDLSGRLRAQPHKAHSDIVRSDLQMSSSRGTPQLLLPSMCLQNELDSSCHSLQSPMDCNSLYSGQWSTLRMLSSSLEELKSGSKPRNRLISDSSKYQTLPGKLSRPEQNGERDRRSSPLQLSPDESEESEININLTKSEKADESTLSDISPLSSGMDSGQQSPVSPENRKNQKGIRKLWGKIRRTQSGGLPADGVDDFKRGGVRSTAGPRLAGGGNRDSARDMNNTPFSKWTCDQVCAWLEDYGLGHYVPMASQWVSSGQTLLSASPHDFEKELGMKHPLHRKKLQLALHSFTTRQSEKSAELDYIWVTRWLDDIGLPQYKDQFHEGRVDGRMLRYLTVNDLLILKVTSQLHHLSIKCAIHVLYVNKFNPNCLKRRPGDESQMLTSPSDVVQWSNHRVMEWLRSVDLAEYAPNLRGSGVHGGLIILEPRFNSDTLAMLLNIPPQKTLLRRHLNTNFNSLVGAQSQLEKQEYMESQSYTPLSTTAKVRPKKIGFSNFSQLRKKRPDDPSNYICPLEAPKVLPLLSDSQQPNSGVQERDPERTEQVGPVLGSN